Proteins encoded by one window of Candidatus Pelagibacter giovannonii:
- a CDS encoding POTRA domain-containing protein codes for MFKIFIQFILLSIFLNFSAYSKNYEKIIINGNERISNETILVFSEIQDNITLDENSINEILKKLYKSGFFKDVSVKIKNDNLIIEVLENPIIQTVFIEGIKKKRLKNLYMKFYL; via the coding sequence ATGTTTAAGATTTTTATTCAATTTATTTTATTATCTATTTTTTTGAATTTTTCTGCATATTCAAAAAATTATGAAAAAATTATCATTAATGGTAATGAAAGAATTTCCAATGAAACAATATTAGTTTTTTCTGAAATTCAAGACAACATTACCTTAGACGAAAATTCTATAAACGAAATTTTAAAGAAATTATATAAATCTGGTTTTTTTAAAGACGTTTCAGTTAAAATTAAAAATGATAACTTAATCATAGAAGTTTTGGAAAACCCGATAATTCAAACTGTCTTTATTGAGGGAATAAAAAAAAAAAGACTAAAGAATCTTTATATGAAGTTTTATCTTTAA